A DNA window from Plasmodium brasilianum strain Bolivian I chromosome 12, whole genome shotgun sequence contains the following coding sequences:
- a CDS encoding diacylglycerol kinase, which yields MKYIFLFVNPTSGGNRASIFTELGVNEIIFHKPHKCHLYIYNMLDGEEGKKPGFLHLSSVINSPRELENEDSPKNGTHSNGKKLENNSGGNNGGSPNESNNANLENFQGDKNNNRKALVSTERISKDSNCNYNSSGNSKSNDNSSYNAENKIMTCNESNIENKDIFVYLLVAGGDGTLNWVLKEVEFYDINHNKFAVGVIPFGTGNDFAKAFGWKKINGIFTHTFLFNILKKIVDQTFKSKIEKHDYWNIEIVLNDDGYFNKINSKTKKKETLTENNETVRKLKLCMSNYFSIGIGSRIGRGFERHRKKSAFLNKLIYVLEGLKKVSFKRNIPVNLIIDKMVTGKNYDDVIFTTDNNDEYPSLKKAVSIICINIPSYASGNDIWNYTHKIGLKLPKNLTSDQKQVYEDLKKAQQSVGDGILEFVIYQSGIDIGLEFTVKGRAYRVHQGLGPWKICFKEKLNSVYFQVDGEYYRMTLPQHVSIEHYKKINALKNII from the exons ATGAAGTACATTTTCTTGTTTGTCAATCCAACATCAGGGGGAAATAGAGCATCTATATTTACGGaa tTAGGAGTAAacgaaataatatttcacaAACCGCATAAATGCCATCTTTACATTTACAACATGTTGGATGGAGAAGAAGGTAAGAAACCTGGGTTTCTTCACCTAAGCTCCGTAATCAATAGCCCTAGGGAACTCGAGAACGAAGACTCACCAAAAAATGGAACACATTCAAACGGAAAGAAGTTAGAAAATAATAGCGGAGGGAATAATGGTGGTAGCCCTAATGAGAGCAATAATGCAAATTTGGAAAATTTCCAGGGGgataaaaacaataacagGAAAGCTCTAGTTAGTACTGAGCGTATAAGCAAGGATTCTAACTGCAATTATAATAGCAGTGGTAATAGTAAGAGTAATGATAATAGTAGCTACAAtgcagaaaataaaataatgaccTGCAATGAAAGCAACATCGAAAATAAAGacatatttgtgtatttgcTAGTGGCTGGGGGGGATGGAACATTGAATTGGGTACTAAAAGAGGTAGAATTTTACGATATTAATCATAACAAGTTTGCTGTAGGTGTTATTCCGTTTGGTACTGGTAATGATTTTGCTAAAGCTTTTggatggaaaaaaattaacggGATTTTTACACAcacctttttatttaatattttaaaaaaaatagttgaTCAAACGTTTAAGTCcaaaatagaaaaacatGATTACTGGAATATTGAAATAGTTTTAAATGATGATggatattttaataaaattaattcaaaaaccaaaaaaaaagaaacattaacagaaaataatgaaactgtaagaaaattaaaattatgtatgaGCAATTATTTTAGTATCGGTATTGGCTCAAGAATAGGAAGAGGTTTTGAAAGGCACCGAAAAAAAAgtgcatttttaaataaattaatttatgttttagAAGGACTTAAAAAGGtttcttttaaaagaaatatacccgttaatttaataattgaTAAAATGGTAACTGGCAAAAATTACGATGATGTTATATTTACAACAGATAACAATGATGAATACCcatcattaaaaaaagccGTGagcattatatgtattaatataccATCCTATGCATCAGGTAATGATATATGGaattatacacataaaataGGTTTAAAATTACCAAAAAATTTAACCTCAGATCAAAAACAAGTTTATGAAGACTTGAAAAAGGCACAACAAAGTGTAGGGGACGGAATTTTAGAATTCGTTATATATCAGTCAGGTATAGACATAGGTTTAGAATTTACAGTAAAAGGAAGAGCATATAGAGTACATCAAGGCTTAGGTCCCTGGAAAATTTGCTTCaaagaaaaattgaataGTGTATATTTTCAAGTTGATGGTGAGTACTATCGTATGACTCTACCACAACACGTATCAATAgaacattataaaaaaattaatgcactgaaaaatattatataa
- a CDS encoding RAP protein has protein sequence MQNVLLVKHMKRSFSSLKHELQKFEVVTNKFLQCIKKYKTEKDLCLSSYMNYKKEIKEYINCLFDKNTLVNFENRDYRMIFTYSILLSKRILFQKEHLKNVLISYIANYTKRKKGGDTNPNEEQQVKRKESSIRGGGSDNGNETNELLLLFKFLFFLNVDYDRAIYNHLYSELNNEIEWCPLDELVECIKLISSFKNKKWVNHKVFSRCINEIIKRNNEKQNDNDVLNFLITIVKSCSRLNCEITDISVLLDTFRESYDKNKKSDMHMLIKIIYNLFLCNYHNYKNTNQLIDLLKEEIMQTNKEEDYPLYKKYLYNNNIIIDNNVDLNTDMIKKNTDAYISNDNINNIHQLYFKTREQLKGHLPSTSITSINLYRLKFVDLLIRSDSYLYNTFYSPNSHFFDFVRQLKMEGKEVKETIFSKQAKFFIKENGFKIGYKHVHIYPIIFLPDFKNAYVEFVHNILINKQMKDGTNKIHKLYLNHKIRHMKFLGWYPILLYEHEWKKLRNYNEKLGYIKKAFKSVRSHTQEV, from the exons atgcagaATGTTTTATTAGTAAAACATATGAAACGATCGTTCTCAAGTTTAAAACatgaattacaaaaattcGAAGTAGTTACCAATAAGTTTCTACaatgcattaaaaaatacaagacAGAAAAAGACCTTTGTTTATCATcctatatgaattataaaaaagaaataaaggaatatataaattgtttatttgataaaaatactTTAGTTAATTTTGAAAACAGGGATTATAGGATGATATTTACTTATAGCATACTACTATCAAAGAGAATTTTGTTTCAAAAGGAGCATCTAAAAAATGTGCTCATCTCTTACATTGCAAACTacacaaaaaggaaaaaggggGGGGATACAAACCCTAATGAGGAGCAACAAGTGAAACGAAAGGAAAGTAGTATAAGAGGCGGTGGTAGTGATAATGGTAACGAAACAAATGAACTGTTACTCCTATTtaagtttctttttttcttaaacgTAGATTATGACAGAGCAATATATAATCATCTTTATTCTGAgctaaataatgaaattgaGTGGTGTCCCTTGGACGAGTTAGTTGAATGTATAAAACTAATatcatcatttaaaaataaaaaatgggtAAACCACAAAGTTTTCTCTAGatgtataaatgaaataattaaaagaaataatgaaaagcaGAATGATAATGATGTGTTAAACTTTTTAATAACAATTGTAAAATCTTGTTCTCGTCTTAACTGTGAAATTACAGATATATCTGTTTTGTTAGATACCTTTAGAGAAagttatgataaaaataaaaaaagtgacATGCacatgttaataaaaattatttataatttatttttatgtaattatcataattacaaaaatacgAATCAACTAAttgatttattaaaagaagaaatcaTGCAAACAAATAAAGAAGAGGATTAtcctttatataaaaaatacttatataataataatatcatcATAGATAATAATGTAGACCTAAATACagatatgataaaaaaaaatacagatgCTTATATATCGAATGATAACATAAACAATATTCATCAACTATACTTCAAAACAAGAGAACAACTCAAAGGCCACCTACCTAGTACATCTATAACATCCATAAATTTGTATAGACTTAAGTTTGTCGATCTTCTTATTCGGTCGGATAGTTACCTTTACAATACTTTCTATTCTCCCAACTCGCACTTTTTTGACTTCGTCCGGCAGTTGAAAATGgagg GCAAAGAAGTGAAGGAAACCATATTCAGCAAGCAAGCCAAGTTTTTTATAAAGGAGAACGG GTTTAAGATAGGATATaaacatgtacacatatacccCATAATTTTCTTACCAGATTTTAAAAACGCTTACGTAGAATTTGTACACAATATCCTCATTAATAAGCAAATGAAGGACGGcacaaataaaattcataagCTCTATTTAAACCACAAAATTAGGCACATGAAATTCTTAGGATG GTACCCCATCCTACTTTACGAGCATGAATGGAAAAAGCTAAG aaattataatgaaaaacttGGGTACATAAAAAAAGCGTTTAAAAGCGTAAGAAGCCATACACAAGAAGTATAA
- a CDS encoding sulfate transporter produces MSENIKDSDKIATNETTERPVDFSKLDESSERTQIYHDDLYDNDIKVCLPARIGWPKAFKSMTDGIKWGWGFTNTPKESSKYYINEILCGCILCLTMLPEMISFSMIAKIPPYLGLQGASFLCLITSIFGGSPGVIHGVTGAFASVCSKYLEENANPELLPDGIERGALEKDTQGHKIPSTLIAIAVTIFVEFVILRKILHNFDSFKDVKSFTVGDMFSFTSDKAKPTFLFTNKDLNFSKVVFDMDLIKQIVNMFVVLLVEVLMVSEVIKDMGGADCDTNETIFSLFIGNILATLGSAVGGSSLLGLSVLNYRNGARGKESGVVAAILIYGILLFGYSLLNYIPLSFLCGIMITVFLHCFKWFSIPIVFFTFCPAYIRNCHPCMSRKISRWDAFIIVLVTVLCVFVSVPTGVFAGIILSALVYVWQSKSTFKFEIFYDKDTDTKYYEIEGHLFYASKKMFTRLFIYENDSSTVNIVLKGKSTLFDYTAIEALTSVKQQYNLNNKNVTIHGLSHECIKKIAKMNHLCKQIDVDLVKVETPVVPLLYKPLRTIIKTQKTIRRRMSFKIKKKKKEDSPMDKSIDNLEP; encoded by the exons atgtctgaaaatataaaagatagtGATAAAATAGCAACAAATGAAACAACAGAAAGGCCAGTAGATTTTAGTAAATTAGATGAATCATCAGAAAGAACACAAATATATCATGATGATTTATatgataatgatataaaGGTATGTTTACCAGCAAGAATAGGATGGCCAAAAGCTTTTAAGTCTATGACAGATGGAATAAAATGGGGCTGGGGGTTTACAAATACACCAAAAGAATcatcaaaatattatataaatgaaatattatgtggatgtatattatgtttaACTATGTTACCAGAAATGATATCTTTTTCAATGATAGCTAAAATACCTCCATATCTTGGATTACAAGGAGcatcttttttatgtttaatcACATCGATTTTTGGAGGATCTCCAGGGGTTATTCATGGTGTAACTGGTGCATTTGCATCTGTATGttcaaaatatttagaaGAAAATGCCAATCCTGAACTTTTACCGGATGGAATAGAACG TGGAGCTTTGGAAAAAGATACCCAAG GGCACAAGATCCCATCGACACTAATAGCTATAGCAGTTACGATATTTGTGGAGTTCGTCATTCTTCGAAAAATTTTACACAATTTTGATTCCTTTAAAGATGTCAAATCATTTACAGTGGGTGATATGTTTTCCTTTACATCGGACAAAGCGAAGCCGACTTTTTTATTCACTAATAAGGATTTAAATTTTTCGAAAGTTGTTTTTGATATGGatttaattaaacaaatagtAAATATGTTTGTAGTGTTACTAGTTGAAGTGTTAATGGTTAGTGAAGTAATAAAAGATATGGGTGGAGCGGATTGTGATACAAATGAaactattttttctctttttattgGTAATATTTTAGCTACGTTAGGAAGTGCTGTAGGTGGTAGTAGTTTGTTAGGTTTATCAGTTTTAAATTATAGAAATGGAGCTAGAGGTAAGGAGAGCGGAGTAGTAGCagcaatattaatatatggcATACTACTTTTTGGTTATTCTTTGTTGAATTATATtcctttatcttttttatgtgGAATAATGATTACTGTTTTTTTACATTGTTTCAAATGGTTTTCCATTCCTATTGTTTTCTTTACCTTCTGCCCTGCGTACATAAGAAACTGCCACCCATGCATGAGCAGAAAAATATCAAGATGGGATGCCTTTATCATTGTCCTTGTCACTGTCTTATGT GTTTTCGTGAGCGTTCCAACTGGGGTTTTTGCAGGGATAATTTTATCCGCTTTAGTATACGTTTGGCAAAGTAAATCAACTtttaaatttgaaatattttatgataagGACACAGACACAAAG TACTACGAAATCGAAGGGCATTTATTTTACGcatcaaaaaaaatgttcacaCGGTTATTTATCTATGAAAACGATAGCTCAACAGTTAATATAGTTCTTAAAGGGAAGAGCACTTTATTTGATTATACGGCAATTGAAGCTTTAACATCTGTTAAACAGCAGTACAACcttaataacaaaaatgtaaCTATACATGGATTAAGTCAtgaatgtattaaaaaaattgctaaAATGAATCATTTATGCAAGCAAATTGATGTTGATTTGGTAAAAGTAGAGACACCAGTTGTACCTTTATTATACAAGCCTTTACGAACTATTATTAAG ACACAAAAAACTATAAGGAGAAGAATGTCTTtcaaaattaagaaaaagaaaaaagaggaTTCCCCAATGGACAAATCAATCGATAATTTAGAGCCATAG
- a CDS encoding exported protein 2, with product MKISCFLSFFLFFVIYKNTTNVVYCGGYGDLAATSALTTIVKDPISLTIKDLYEHGVKDPVTKLLHKLKKVVRYRKVLRWSRVWWILLVREIVGDNAIERKTEKALREIWDQCTIAVYNNTLYSIESKPLLFLHGILNECKNNFSTKLRQDPGLIVAKIDQILKSQIYRFWVSEPYLKIGRSNTFYTRITPEMVPILPKECTLKHLSSYMEEKLKTMESKKNIESGKYEFDVASSNKSTNDTEVTGEDDQNDDDEDDTFDEETFKDDIFNSKKTDEKKPKDKI from the exons atgaaaataagctgctttttatctttttttttgtttttcgtAATATACAAAAACACTACTAATGTAGTGTACTGTGGTGGTTATGGTGATTTGGCCGCAACAAGCGCCTTGACAACTATCGTTAAAGACCCAATTAG CTTAACCATAAAAGATCTGTATGAACACGGAGTTAAGGACCCAGTAACAAAACTTCTTCATAAACTTAAAAAAGTAGTGCGTTATAGAAAAGTTTTAAGGTGGTCACGTGTATGGTGGATATTACTAGTCAGAGAAATTGTAGGAGACAATGCTATTGAAAGGAAGACTGAAAAA gCATTAAGAGAAATATGGGACCAATGTACAATAGCAGTTTACAACAACACTCTGTATTCCATTGAATCAAAgcctttattatttttgcacGGAATATTGAatgaatgtaaaaataacTTCTCGACAAAATTAAGACAAGATCCAGGTTTAATTGTAGCAAAAATAGatcaaatattaaaatcaCAAATATACAGATTCTGGGTGTCAGAGCCATATTTGAAAATAGGAAGATCAAACACATTTTACACACGTATAACACCAGAGATGGTTCCAATCTTACCTAAAGAATGCACTTTGAAACATTTATCATCTTATATGGAGGAGAAATTAAAAACTATGGAGTCAAAGAAGAATATTGAATCGGGTAAATATGAATTTGATGTAGCATCCTCAAATAAATCAACGAATGATACAGAAGTTACTGGAGAAGATGACCagaatgatgatgatgaagatGATACTTTTGATGAAGAAACATTTAAAgatgatatatttaattctaAGAAAACTGATGAAAAAAAACCAAAAGATAAGATATGA
- a CDS encoding transmembrane protein 43 — protein MINNEEFCFPKRILSISVTGLTILLLIFTIVNEYKYVTYSKELRPIIKNATPVSCIPLEENNGKIIHIVTEKKKENNINEKKKLFKKRYYIKNCPLQDQEIFYAPPEFSSNIYSFRGVFFEIKVEMYQWVRDRGYLGLFARGKFEDHIVKTPYNFLFFFRSKKNPTYMPSIGNVGRKYANYAKAGNYRLPRNALINFQKKKKLDLVDDGWFNESEIKPPFTVDHLNTNVYDNYLYTGDPLNPQVGDMRISFYGSSSTHATVIGVQRSRLLNTLFEIDGVNIMQQHVILLSEDNKIMINQTKDFIHINYGNIKSLWLFRLIAYCLLSVQIFSLIENSSRNFTWNLSISFVISAIILCLFPCIFWLFCDTAVFLFLLVLIFFLSISLLFLYNNEIDNRYYEMKNYMKRAKTEPTNYTFLNVPDGCTDIYEEYNNKKNKANSIFDSNSDASFYNSINKNNEPKFESSPAGMYHNM, from the exons atgataaacaaTGAGGAGTTTTGTTTTCCTAAAAGGATTTTATCTATATCTGTAACAGGACTTActatattacttttaatatttactatTGTCAATGAATACAAATACGTTACTTATTCTAAAGAACTAAGAcccataataaaaaatgctaCACCA GTTTCATGCATTCCTCTAGAGGAAAATAACGGAAAAATCATACATATAgtaacagaaaaaaagaaggaaaacaatataaatgagaaaaaaaaattgttcaaaAAGAGATACtatattaaa AATTGTCCATTACAAGATcaggaaatattttatgcacCACCAGAATTCagtagtaatatatattccttcAGAGGTGtgttttttgaaataaaagtTGAAATGTACCAGTGGGTAAGAGATAGAGGATACTTAGGTTTATTTGCAAGAGGAAAATTTGAGGATCATATAGTAAAAACACCATacaattttctctttttctttagaagtaaaaaaaatccTACGTACATGCCATCTATTGGAAATGTAGGGAGAAAg TATGCTAATTACGCAAAAGCTGGAAATTATAGACTACCACGAAATGCCCTCATaaatttccaaaaaaaaaaaaaattagactTAGTAGATGATGGCTGGTTTAATGAATCCGAAATAAAACCTCCTTTTACTGTTGACCATTTAAATACTAATGTTTACgacaattatttatatactggAGATCCACTAAACCCTCAA GTCGGTGACATGAGAATATCTTTTTATGGTAGTTCGTCTACCCATGCAACAGTTATAGGTGTTCAAAGATCAAGGTTATTAAATACTTTGTTCGAAATAGACGGAGTTAACATAATGCAGCAACATGTGATATTACTATCTGAAGAcaacaaaataatgataaatcaGACTAAAGATttcattcatataaattatgggAATATAAAATCATTGTGGCTGTTTAGATTAATTGCCTATTGCCTACTATCCGtgcaaatattttctttaatcgAAAATAGCTCAAGG AATTTCACATGGAATCTTAGCATAAGCTTCGTTATATCAGCAATCATATTATGCTTATTCCCATGCATTTTCTGGCTCTTTTGTGATACtgctgtttttttatttttattggtcctaatttttttcttgtcaatatccttattatttttatataataatgaaatagatAATCGATAttatgaaatgaaaaattatatgaagaGAGCAAAAACAGAACCAacaaattatacatttttaaatgttcCAGACGGCTGTACAGATATATAcgaagaatataataataaaaaaaataaggctAATTCAATATTCGATTCAAATAGTGATGCTTCCTTTTATAattctataaataaaaataacgaGCCAAAATTTGAATCTTCGCCTGCTGGAATGTATCACAACATGTGA
- a CDS encoding RNA 3'-terminal phosphate cyclase-like protein — MEFGGSNYFRFRLALSMISGKAITIKNIRSKKKRKKYMVVGDDEELIVGLQEYEAKLLKLIDKLCDDTIIKINEDGDELYFKPGFLIGNVIDEVRISDLNNSFHCGKERSITYFLEFLLMIVPFFKNPVKLLLKGITDDCIDSTVYTCKIVSEHFFKTFLKVDNNFLNINILKRGIKSDCSGEVLFFMNNLKTINSFDMHDSGLVRKITGTVVSKNISLVFRNKFINFAKRHLQIFTPYVSIEIEKVKGKDDYLKNNFISLSLFAHTKNKCIYGSDLCIDEPFLQHVKNTLKRVKPSDRTHMQEVPYNNMDITKIVECVANHGRKEHEDIEEKGQFENEKNIDDCTEVENENSSHLESRDDEIQTQCKDEKNMVLSNDNISCFMGQEWYIKNDNVIGKMTCNLRDAEIYERLGFFISLKMMNEIKGLSSVDTNYQWLPLLYMSLAEDTTVSKISLNVVKPYSIALIRLLRDFFNVVFDIKKVEKSQIDFSYIIKCVGIGYRNFSKKTF; from the coding sequence ATGGAGTTCGGGGGGAGCAATTACTTTCGGTTTAGGTTAGCGTTAAGTATGATAAGCGGAAAAGCtattacaattaaaaatattcgaagtaaaaaaaaaagaaaaaaatatatggtaGTAGGGGATGATGAAGAATTAATTGTAGGGTTACAGGAATATGAGGCTAAACTTTTAAAACTTATTGATAAGTTATGTGATGATACCATTATCAAAATTAACGAAGATGGAGACGAACTATATTTTAAACCAGGATTTTTAATAGGTAATGTTATTGATGAAGTACGAATAAGtgatttaaataattcttttcattGTGGAAAGGAAAGGAGtataacatattttcttgaatttttacttatgatagtcccattttttaaaaatcctgtaaaattattattaaaaggaATAACAGATGATTGCATTGATAGCactgtatatacatgtaaaataGTGAGTgagcatttttttaaaacatttttaaaagttgataacaactttttaaatattaatattttaaaaagaggaATAAAATCTGACTGTTCAGGtgaagtattattttttatgaataatttaaaaactaTTAATTCTTTTGATATGCATGATAGTGGGTTGGTTAGAAAAATAACTGGAACAGTAGTaagcaaaaatatttcattagtTTTTCGaaacaaatttattaattttgcaAAAAGACACTTACAAATTTTTACCCCATACGTTAGTATTGAAattgaaaaagtaaaaggtAAAGATGattatttgaaaaacaattttatcTCTTTATCCTTATTTGCACACACCAAGAACAAATGTATTTATGGGTCTGACTTGTGCATTGACGAGCCTTTTCTACAGCATGTTAAGAACACGCTAAAACGGGTTAAACCAAGCGATAGGACTCACATGCAAGAGGTACCGTACAACAATATGGACATTACAAAAATTGTCGAATGTGTAGCTAATCATGGGAGGAAAGAACATGAAGATATTGAGGAGAAAGGTCAGTttgaaaatgagaaaaatattgATGACTGTACCGAAGTTGAGAATGAAAATAGTTCCCATTTAGAGAGTAGAGATGATGAAATACAAACCCAGTGTAAAGACGAAAAGAACATGGTTCTAAGTAATGACAACATATCATGTTTTATGGGACAAGAGtggtatattaaaaatgataatgttATCGGTAAGATGACGTGTAATTTACGAGATGCtgaaatatatgaaagacttgggttttttatttccctaaaaatgatgaatgaaataaaagGATTATCATCAGTTGATACAAATTATCAGTGGTTgccattattatatatgtccTTAGCAGAGGATACTACTGTATCAAAAATTTCTCTAAATGTTGTTAAGCCATATTCAATTGCTCTCATTAGATTGTTAAGAGACTTTTTTAATGTAGTATTTGATATTAAGAAAGTAGAAAAATCACAAATTGATTTTTCGTATATTATCAAGTGTGTGGGTATAGGATATCGTAACTTTTCGAAAAAGACCttttaa